The DNA window GACCGCGCGGCCCAGAATTTCGCTCTTCATGGCGGGGCTTAGATAAATTCCGCCGGCCAGCACCTCGTGCATCGCCTCGATCACCACGCCAGGATCCGCTTCCTTGTTGACGTATCCGGAAGCCCCCGCCTTCAGGCTGCGTTCGGCGTAAACCGATTCGTCGTACATGGAATGGACGAGCAGCCGCACCTTTTTGTGTCTGGCTCTGACCGCCTTGATCAGCTCCAGCCCGTCGCTGTTTTTCAGGCTAATGTCGACGATCATCAAATCCGGACGACACTCCGAGACTTTTTCCAAAGCCTCGCGGACATCGATCGCTTCGCCGCAGACCACCATGTCCGGCTGCGATACCACTCTTCCCGCCAGCCCTTCACGCACCGTGGGATGATCATCGACGATCATAATGCGGGCGAGTTCCCCGGCGAGTTGGGTTCTGGGTGCGGACATGACGCTCTTTCGGATCAAGGGTTTCCTGCGAGGTTTCATCCTCGCTTGCCGCGATCGCCTGCGACACGTTTGTCAGCAGGCAACAACGCACGCCTGACAATTGCCGATCCGGCGCAGGCTTCAATGGACACCATCGGC is part of the Lignipirellula cremea genome and encodes:
- a CDS encoding response regulator, whose protein sequence is MSAPRTQLAGELARIMIVDDHPTVREGLAGRVVSQPDMVVCGEAIDVREALEKVSECRPDLMIVDISLKNSDGLELIKAVRARHKKVRLLVHSMYDESVYAERSLKAGASGYVNKEADPGVVIEAMHEVLAGGIYLSPAMKSEILGRAVSHIPANVDPVASLTDRQLEIFRLIAEGKTTSQIAARLQISVHTVETHRDNIKRRLNVSSMTELTRMSVMWDSENR